A single region of the Nocardioides ochotonae genome encodes:
- a CDS encoding DUF1028 domain-containing protein, with translation MTFSIVARSADGESWGVAVASKFLAVGSAVPAAVAQVGAIATQADANVAYKGLALSHLDEGATAEIALERLLEEDEGREHRQVGIVDSDGGAASHTGRGCVTYAGHTTGDGYAIQGNCLAGPEVIEAMERTWLESAEEPFERRLLAALAAGDAAGGDWRGRQSAALLVVRDEAGYGGNDDIAVDLRVDDHAAPIPELERLLGLNDLYLTASSEEDKVVLTPELEQTLEEHARAAGQPDFRTWVGVENLEMRVAPDLSWVDRRVLEIVRAG, from the coding sequence ATGACGTTCTCGATCGTGGCCCGGTCCGCCGACGGAGAGTCCTGGGGCGTCGCCGTCGCCTCGAAGTTCCTCGCGGTGGGCTCCGCCGTGCCGGCCGCCGTCGCGCAGGTGGGCGCGATCGCGACCCAGGCCGACGCCAACGTCGCCTACAAGGGGCTGGCGCTGTCCCACCTCGACGAGGGCGCGACCGCCGAGATCGCGCTGGAGCGGCTGCTCGAGGAGGACGAGGGCCGCGAGCACCGCCAGGTCGGCATCGTCGACTCCGACGGCGGCGCCGCCAGCCACACCGGGCGCGGCTGCGTCACCTACGCGGGTCACACCACCGGTGACGGCTACGCCATCCAGGGCAACTGCCTGGCCGGCCCCGAGGTCATCGAGGCGATGGAGCGCACCTGGCTCGAGAGCGCCGAGGAGCCCTTCGAGCGCCGGTTGCTCGCCGCGCTGGCCGCCGGTGACGCCGCCGGAGGCGACTGGCGCGGGCGGCAGTCCGCCGCGCTGCTCGTCGTACGCGACGAGGCGGGGTACGGCGGCAACGACGACATCGCCGTCGACCTGCGCGTCGACGACCACGCCGCGCCGATCCCCGAGCTGGAGCGGCTGCTGGGCCTCAACGACCTCTACCTCACCGCCTCGAGCGAGGAGGACAAGGTGGTCCTCACCCCCGAGCTCGAGCAGACCCTCGAGGAGCACGCCCGCGCCGCCGGGCAGCCGGACTTCCGCACCTGGGTGGGCGTGGAGAACCTCGAGATGCGCGTCGCGCCGGACCTGTCCTGGGTGGACCGTCGGGTGCTGGAGATCGTCCGCGCCGGCTGA
- a CDS encoding 6-phosphofructokinase, whose translation MRVGVLTGGGDCPGLNAVIRAVVRKGVREHGFEFVGYRDGWKGPLEGLTMELGIEQCRGILPRGGTILGSSRTNPFAIEGGVERIKDNLAAHGVDALVAIGGEDTLGVATKLSDLGVNVVGVPKTIDNDLSGTDFTFGFDTAVNIAVEAIDRLHTTAESHHRALVVEVMGRHAGWIALHAGIAGGASVVLIPEQPFDIEKVCAHVETRFVSEYAPIIVVSEGAVPVAGGDMTVQSGEVDAFGHVRLGGIGDRIAQEIEQRTGKEARAVVLGHVQRGGTPSAFDRWLATRCGLHAIDAVADGEFGVMVALRGTDMVRIPLIEATGELKVVSPEEYAEAEVFFG comes from the coding sequence ATGCGCGTCGGAGTGCTGACCGGAGGCGGGGACTGCCCGGGCCTGAACGCGGTGATCCGCGCTGTCGTCCGCAAGGGCGTGCGCGAGCACGGCTTCGAGTTCGTCGGCTACCGCGACGGCTGGAAGGGCCCCCTGGAGGGGCTGACCATGGAGCTCGGCATCGAGCAGTGCCGCGGCATCCTGCCCCGCGGCGGCACCATCCTCGGGTCCTCGCGCACCAACCCGTTCGCCATCGAGGGCGGCGTCGAGCGGATCAAGGACAACCTGGCCGCGCACGGCGTCGACGCGCTGGTCGCGATCGGCGGCGAGGACACCCTCGGCGTCGCCACCAAGCTCTCCGACCTCGGCGTCAACGTCGTCGGCGTGCCGAAGACGATCGACAACGACCTCTCCGGCACCGACTTCACCTTCGGCTTCGACACCGCGGTCAACATCGCCGTCGAGGCGATCGACCGGCTGCACACCACCGCGGAGTCCCACCACCGCGCCCTGGTCGTCGAGGTGATGGGCCGCCACGCCGGCTGGATCGCCCTGCACGCCGGCATCGCCGGCGGCGCCAGCGTGGTGCTGATCCCCGAGCAGCCCTTCGACATCGAGAAGGTCTGCGCCCACGTCGAGACCCGGTTCGTCTCCGAGTACGCCCCGATCATCGTGGTCTCCGAGGGCGCGGTCCCGGTCGCGGGCGGCGACATGACCGTGCAGTCCGGCGAGGTCGACGCCTTCGGGCACGTGCGCCTGGGCGGCATCGGCGACCGGATCGCCCAGGAGATCGAGCAGCGCACCGGCAAGGAGGCCCGCGCGGTCGTGCTCGGCCACGTCCAGCGCGGCGGCACCCCGTCGGCCTTCGACCGTTGGCTGGCCACCCGCTGCGGCCTGCACGCCATCGACGCGGTCGCCGACGGCGAGTTCGGCGTGATGGTCGCCCTGCGCGGCACCGACATGGTCCGCATCCCGCTGATCGAGGCGACCGGCGAGCTCAAGGTCGTCAGCCCGGAGGAGTACGCCGAGGCGGAGGTCTTCTTCGGCTGA
- the murD gene encoding UDP-N-acetylmuramoyl-L-alanine--D-glutamate ligase: MRFSELPPTGTVVWGYGREGAAVAAELARRGLDATIALPDATDAGAAPADAPLPVLTGAAAVEALRAARVVVASPGVPATAPLQVELAAAGTPVTGLTDLWLGEHAGVTIGVTGTKGKSTTASLIAHVARAVGLRSAVVGNVGTPVLSVDADRLDVVALEVSSYQARTVTTSPRVVVLTSLYAEHLPWHGGYAEYVHDKLNLLAHGPEHVVAAPGAAYDEAAARLEAPTTLHRPDADHVHADDAGALVWPGVGGLGADELPLPGRHNAANCALALRALEVAGLLGDEDARRTALASLRDFAPLAHRLEPVASPDGRAWYDDSLATAPEAVVAALEVWPDERVLLLFGGADRGLELDPLVAYLAGRTAPVGVHAFGAAGARLAAALPSDGPHPVHLSPGFADAVRAVLASEDPARRVLFSPGAPSFDEYADYRDRAAALHTLLGC; encoded by the coding sequence GTGCGGTTCTCTGAGCTGCCCCCGACCGGCACCGTCGTCTGGGGCTACGGGCGCGAGGGCGCGGCCGTCGCCGCGGAGCTCGCGCGCCGCGGTCTGGACGCCACCATCGCGCTGCCCGACGCCACCGACGCCGGGGCGGCCCCCGCCGACGCCCCGCTGCCGGTGCTCACCGGTGCGGCGGCCGTCGAGGCGCTGCGGGCGGCACGCGTCGTGGTCGCCTCCCCCGGAGTCCCCGCCACCGCGCCCCTCCAGGTCGAGCTGGCCGCCGCCGGCACCCCGGTGACCGGGCTGACCGACCTGTGGCTGGGCGAGCACGCCGGGGTCACCATCGGTGTCACCGGCACCAAGGGCAAGTCCACCACCGCCTCGCTGATCGCGCACGTGGCCCGCGCGGTCGGCCTGCGCAGCGCGGTGGTCGGCAACGTCGGCACCCCGGTCCTCTCGGTGGACGCCGACCGGCTCGACGTGGTCGCGTTGGAGGTCTCGAGCTACCAGGCCCGCACCGTGACCACCTCGCCGCGGGTGGTGGTGCTGACCTCGCTGTACGCCGAGCACCTGCCCTGGCACGGCGGCTACGCGGAGTACGTCCACGACAAGCTCAACCTGCTCGCCCACGGCCCCGAGCACGTGGTCGCCGCGCCGGGCGCGGCCTACGACGAGGCAGCGGCGCGCCTGGAGGCACCCACCACGCTGCACCGCCCCGACGCCGACCACGTGCACGCCGACGACGCCGGCGCCCTGGTCTGGCCGGGTGTCGGGGGGCTCGGCGCCGACGAGCTCCCACTGCCCGGGCGCCACAACGCCGCCAACTGCGCGCTCGCGCTGCGCGCCCTCGAGGTCGCCGGGCTGCTGGGCGACGAGGACGCCCGGCGCACCGCGCTGGCCTCGCTGCGCGACTTCGCGCCGCTGGCCCACCGACTCGAGCCGGTGGCCTCCCCCGACGGCCGTGCCTGGTACGACGACAGCCTGGCCACCGCCCCCGAGGCGGTCGTCGCGGCGCTCGAGGTCTGGCCCGACGAGCGGGTGCTGCTGCTGTTCGGCGGTGCCGACCGCGGGCTCGAGCTGGATCCCCTGGTCGCCTACCTGGCCGGGCGCACCGCCCCGGTCGGCGTGCACGCCTTCGGCGCGGCCGGGGCGCGGCTGGCGGCCGCGCTGCCCAGCGACGGCCCGCACCCGGTGCACCTGAGCCCCGGCTTCGCCGACGCGGTGCGTGCGGTGCTCGCCTCCGAGGACCCCGCCCGGCGGGTGCTGTTCTCCCCCGGCGCGCCGAGCTTCGACGAGTACGCCGACTACCGCGACCGCGCCGCCGCGCTGCACACCCTCCTCGGCTGCTGA